From Streptomyces sp. CMB-StM0423, a single genomic window includes:
- a CDS encoding PLDc N-terminal domain-containing protein encodes MWIYAFIDCLNTPEKDVRNLPKLVWVAIIVLFGSVLFGPLAWFIGGRPRGRPVIAGEGAGGGGRRPGRGGWVAPDDNPDFLRSLGEDRRKDEPRGEPREEPRQEPEDERGRERDEEGPEGRQGPDEDRR; translated from the coding sequence GTGTGGATCTATGCGTTCATCGACTGTCTGAACACCCCGGAGAAGGACGTACGGAACCTGCCCAAGCTGGTCTGGGTGGCGATCATCGTGCTCTTCGGCTCGGTGCTCTTCGGCCCGCTGGCGTGGTTCATCGGCGGCCGGCCGCGGGGCCGCCCGGTGATCGCCGGCGAGGGCGCGGGCGGCGGCGGGCGCCGGCCGGGGCGGGGCGGCTGGGTGGCGCCCGACGACAATCCGGACTTCCTCCGCTCGCTGGGCGAGGACCGGCGGAAGGACGAGCCCCGCGGGGAGCCTCGCGAGGAGCCGCGGCAGGAGCCGGAGGACGAGCGCGGCCGCGAGCGGGACGAGGAAGGTCCGGAAGGACGCCAGGGACCCGACGAGGACCGGCGCTGA
- a CDS encoding PLD nuclease N-terminal domain-containing protein — protein sequence MLRYLPLFVLLGVVIYALLDCATTRKEDAKHLPKIAWIILIVLFPLLGSIGWLIAGRNRRRPPAGGSGGGGGTGRGRRSTWVAPDDNPEFLKKLGDENAKGDEGKSDEADDGDDGDDEGEGDAKRDGDPRKK from the coding sequence GTGCTCCGCTACCTGCCGTTGTTCGTCCTCCTCGGCGTGGTGATCTACGCGCTGCTCGACTGCGCGACCACGAGGAAGGAAGACGCCAAGCACCTCCCCAAGATCGCCTGGATCATCCTCATCGTCCTGTTCCCGCTGCTGGGTTCGATCGGCTGGCTGATAGCCGGCCGCAATCGCCGCCGCCCGCCGGCCGGCGGCTCGGGCGGGGGCGGCGGCACCGGCCGGGGGCGGCGCTCGACGTGGGTGGCGCCGGACGACAACCCGGAGTTCCTGAAGAAGCTCGGCGACGAGAACGCGAAGGGCGACGAGGGCAAGAGCGACGAAGCGGACGACGGGGATGACGGGGACGACGAGGGCGAAGGCGACGCCAAGCGGGACGGCGACCCGCGCAAGAAGTGA
- the mqnP gene encoding menaquinone biosynthesis prenyltransferase MqnP, with the protein MTAAGSVVGPGPARSGSGVRAFLRLVMIEHSIFALPFAYIAALTAMLVDGDGAIEWGTLLLVTVAMVALRTFAMAANRIIDREIDGRNPRTAHRELVTGAVSVRSAWTGALIALAIFLGAAALLNPLCLVLAPVAAVPMVVYPYGKRFTTYPHAILGLAQAIGPIGAWLAVTGEWSWPAVLLGLAVGVWIGGFDLIYACQDVDTDRAQGIRSVPARFGIAGALYGARVAHVVTMALFVWYALATDAGALFWVGLAVVAGVFAYEHSIVRPDDLSRLNRAFFTLNGVIGIILFCCAAADLFVRDLSL; encoded by the coding sequence GTGACGGCCGCGGGGAGCGTCGTCGGCCCGGGCCCCGCCCGGTCGGGCAGCGGCGTACGGGCCTTTCTGCGGCTGGTGATGATCGAGCACTCGATCTTCGCGCTGCCGTTCGCGTACATCGCCGCGCTGACGGCCATGCTGGTCGACGGCGACGGGGCGATCGAGTGGGGGACACTGCTGCTCGTCACGGTCGCGATGGTGGCGCTGCGGACGTTCGCGATGGCCGCGAACCGGATCATCGACCGCGAGATCGACGGCCGCAACCCGCGCACCGCCCACCGCGAACTGGTCACCGGCGCGGTCTCCGTACGCTCGGCGTGGACGGGCGCGCTGATCGCGCTGGCGATCTTCTTGGGCGCCGCGGCACTGCTGAACCCGCTGTGCCTGGTGCTGGCGCCGGTCGCGGCGGTGCCGATGGTGGTCTATCCGTACGGCAAGCGATTCACGACGTACCCGCACGCGATCCTCGGCCTCGCCCAGGCGATCGGCCCGATCGGCGCGTGGCTGGCGGTCACGGGGGAGTGGTCGTGGCCCGCGGTGCTGCTGGGGCTCGCGGTGGGCGTGTGGATCGGCGGCTTCGACCTGATCTACGCCTGCCAGGACGTCGACACCGACCGCGCCCAGGGCATCCGCTCGGTCCCGGCCCGCTTCGGCATCGCGGGCGCGCTGTACGGGGCGCGGGTGGCGCACGTCGTGACGATGGCGCTGTTCGTCTGGTACGCCCTGGCGACGGACGCGGGCGCGCTGTTCTGGGTCGGCCTGGCGGTGGTGGCGGGCGTGTTCGCGTACGAGCACAGCATCGTCCGCCCGGACGACCTGAGCCGCCTGAACCGCGCGTTCTTCACCCTCAACGGCGTGATCGGCATCATCCTCTTCTGCTGCGCCGCAGCAGACCTCTTCGTCCGCGACCTGAGCCTCTGA
- a CDS encoding VOC family protein translates to MLAAPVTVALPTADRREAHRFYREGLGLEAIGELAEDGVPEPLQFAVTDGLRIMLVPTGGFGWITGDHEVAPRGHSECVLSVSAGTEADVDALVGRARTAGAQIVAEPAKQPWGYTGTFADPDGHLWMITTGSWD, encoded by the coding sequence ATGCTCGCCGCCCCCGTCACCGTCGCCCTGCCGACCGCGGACCGCCGCGAGGCCCACCGCTTCTACCGCGAAGGACTGGGTCTCGAAGCCATCGGCGAACTCGCCGAGGACGGGGTGCCGGAGCCGCTGCAGTTCGCCGTGACCGACGGCCTGCGCATCATGCTCGTCCCGACCGGCGGCTTCGGCTGGATCACCGGCGACCACGAGGTCGCCCCCCGCGGCCACAGCGAGTGCGTCCTCAGCGTCTCCGCCGGCACCGAGGCCGACGTGGACGCCCTGGTCGGCCGCGCCCGCACGGCGGGCGCGCAGATCGTCGCGGAGCCGGCCAAGCAGCCCTGGGGCTACACCGGCACCTTCGCCGACCCGGATGGCCACCTGTGGATGATCACCACCGGGAGCTGGGACTGA
- a CDS encoding menaquinone biosynthesis decarboxylase, with protein sequence MAYDDLRSLLRALERDGDLKRIKAEVDPYLEVGEITDRVNKGGGPALLFENVKGSAMPLAMNVYGTDRRLLKALGLGSYAEIGERIGGLLKPELPQGFTGVREAFGKLGTMAHVPPRKAKDGPVQEVVLTGDDVDLDTIPALFTWPQDGGSFYNLGLTHTKDPETGVRNLGLYRLQRHDRRTIGMHWQIHKDSRNHYQVAARRGEKLPVAIAFGCPPAVTYAATAPLPGDMDEYMLAGFIGGKRVEMVDCKTVPLQVPAHAEVVLEGWLEPGKELPEGPFGDHTGFYTPQEPFPALTIDAVTMRRRPLLQSIVVGRPPTEDGPLGRATERFFLPLLKVIVPDIVDYHLPEAGGFHNCAIVSIDKKYPKHAQKVMSAIWGAHMMSLTKLIIVVDADCDVHDLQEVAWRALGNTDYSRDLSVVEGPVDHLDHASYQQFWGGKAGIDATAKLPEEGYTRGWPEMVVSDPDTAAKVDARWREYGL encoded by the coding sequence ATGGCTTACGACGATCTCCGCTCGCTGCTGCGGGCTCTGGAGCGCGACGGCGACCTCAAGCGCATCAAGGCCGAGGTCGATCCGTACCTCGAAGTCGGCGAGATCACCGACCGCGTGAACAAGGGCGGCGGACCCGCGCTGCTCTTCGAGAACGTCAAGGGCTCCGCCATGCCGCTGGCGATGAACGTCTACGGCACCGACCGCCGGCTCCTCAAAGCCCTCGGCCTCGGCTCGTACGCGGAGATCGGCGAGCGCATCGGCGGGCTGCTCAAGCCCGAACTGCCGCAGGGCTTCACGGGCGTACGCGAGGCGTTCGGCAAGCTCGGCACCATGGCGCACGTACCGCCGCGGAAGGCGAAGGACGGGCCGGTCCAGGAGGTCGTGCTCACCGGCGACGACGTCGACCTCGACACGATCCCCGCGCTCTTCACCTGGCCCCAGGACGGCGGGTCCTTCTACAACCTGGGCCTCACCCACACCAAGGACCCCGAGACCGGCGTGCGCAACCTCGGCCTCTACCGCCTCCAGCGCCACGACCGCCGCACCATCGGCATGCACTGGCAGATCCACAAGGACAGCCGCAACCACTACCAGGTCGCCGCCCGCCGCGGCGAGAAGCTGCCGGTGGCCATCGCCTTCGGCTGCCCGCCTGCCGTGACGTACGCGGCGACCGCGCCGCTGCCCGGCGACATGGACGAGTACATGCTCGCCGGCTTCATCGGCGGCAAGCGCGTCGAGATGGTCGACTGCAAGACCGTGCCGCTCCAGGTCCCCGCGCACGCCGAGGTGGTGCTCGAAGGCTGGCTGGAGCCCGGCAAGGAGCTGCCGGAGGGCCCGTTCGGCGACCACACCGGCTTCTACACCCCGCAGGAGCCGTTCCCCGCGCTGACCATCGACGCGGTCACGATGCGCCGCCGCCCGCTGCTGCAGTCCATCGTCGTCGGCCGCCCGCCGACCGAGGACGGGCCGCTGGGCCGGGCCACCGAGCGGTTCTTCCTGCCGCTGCTGAAGGTGATCGTGCCGGACATCGTGGACTACCACCTGCCGGAGGCGGGCGGCTTCCACAACTGCGCGATCGTCTCGATCGACAAGAAGTACCCGAAGCACGCGCAGAAGGTCATGTCCGCGATCTGGGGCGCGCACATGATGTCGCTGACCAAGCTGATCATCGTGGTCGACGCCGACTGCGACGTGCACGACCTCCAGGAGGTCGCCTGGCGGGCGCTGGGCAACACCGACTACTCCCGCGACCTGTCCGTCGTCGAGGGCCCGGTCGACCACCTCGACCACGCCTCGTACCAGCAGTTCTGGGGCGGCAAGGCGGGCATCGACGCCACCGCGAAGCTGCCCGAGGAGGGCTACACGCGCGGCTGGCCGGAGATGGTCGTCTCCGATCCGGACACGGCGGCGAAGGTCGACGCCCGGTGGCGGGAGTACGGCCTGTGA